From the genome of Scytonema hofmannii PCC 7110, one region includes:
- a CDS encoding type II toxin-antitoxin system HicA family toxin, whose product MPTFGAINRRDLIYYLKQLGFEGPYSGKRHQFMIKDELRLIIPNPHEGDISKSLLSKILRQAQVSKDDWEAL is encoded by the coding sequence ATGCCAACCTTTGGAGCGATTAATCGACGGGATTTAATTTATTACTTGAAACAACTTGGTTTTGAGGGACCATATTCAGGTAAGAGGCATCAATTTATGATTAAGGATGAACTGAGGTTAATTATTCCTAATCCCCATGAAGGAGATATTAGCAAAAGTTTGTTGTCGAAAATCTTACGGCAAGCTCAAGTCAGTAAAGATGACTGGGAAGCTCTTTAA
- a CDS encoding type II toxin-antitoxin system HicB family antitoxin — protein sequence MLTEYIKAALKRANYEILEDGTFYGEVPELQGLYANAPTLETCQEELKDSLEEWIVLGLQLGHTMPVLDGISLAFNQDVA from the coding sequence ATGCTGACAGAGTATATTAAAGCAGCTTTAAAGCGTGCTAATTATGAAATATTAGAGGATGGCACTTTTTATGGAGAAGTGCCTGAACTGCAAGGATTATACGCCAATGCTCCTACACTTGAAACTTGTCAAGAAGAATTAAAAGATTCTTTGGAAGAGTGGATAGTTTTAGGATTGCAGCTAGGGCATACAATGCCAGTGCTAGACGGAATTTCTCTGGCGTTTAATCAGGATGTGGCATAA
- a CDS encoding DUF6932 family protein, with protein sequence MIPEFDENGNLPPGVYFCKWEEFKERFGNSFKRERMINGLEVAMTQLKAAGCRTIYINGSFVTSEPNPNDFDACYDNDTVDIDYLRKNAPKLINSFDRQAQKSKYQGEIFRSDEPVGDLGLNSFEFFQRDRMQNRKGIIAIDLVRWEP encoded by the coding sequence ATGATTCCGGAATTTGATGAAAATGGTAATTTACCACCAGGTGTTTATTTTTGTAAATGGGAGGAGTTTAAAGAAAGATTTGGAAATAGTTTCAAGAGAGAACGAATGATAAATGGTTTAGAAGTGGCAATGACGCAATTAAAAGCAGCAGGTTGTAGAACAATTTATATAAATGGTAGTTTTGTTACCAGTGAACCAAACCCTAATGATTTTGATGCTTGTTACGATAATGACACTGTAGATATCGATTATCTTAGAAAGAATGCTCCTAAACTAATTAATAGTTTTGACCGACAAGCACAAAAATCTAAATATCAAGGTGAAATTTTTCGTTCAGATGAGCCAGTTGGTGATTTGGGTTTAAACTCATTTGAATTTTTTCAACGCGATAGAATGCAAAATAGAAAGGGCATTATTGCTATTGATTTAGTGAGGTGGGAACCATGA
- a CDS encoding helix-turn-helix domain-containing protein codes for MIKNEKQYEYSKECAKKFEYSIAIVEQDEAWKQRDLDSWQLDIDVKKSHLIALQEEIAEYEKLIHCEQRQSIKIPVENFNKLPDVLIKARIAAKMSQKELAEILGFEEQRIKECEDKDYQCASFSEILEVSAALGVEFDNAFILVNFEEIEEGKKSAQKWRKWRELRMNLKSQAS; via the coding sequence ATGATTAAAAATGAAAAGCAATATGAGTATAGCAAAGAGTGCGCTAAAAAATTTGAATATTCTATAGCTATAGTCGAACAAGATGAAGCATGGAAGCAAAGAGATCTCGATAGCTGGCAGCTTGACATTGATGTCAAAAAGTCTCATTTAATAGCTTTACAAGAAGAAATTGCTGAATATGAAAAGCTGATTCATTGCGAGCAAAGACAGTCAATTAAAATTCCAGTTGAAAATTTCAACAAGCTGCCAGATGTATTAATAAAAGCTCGCATAGCAGCAAAAATGAGCCAGAAAGAACTAGCTGAGATTTTAGGTTTTGAAGAACAACGAATAAAAGAGTGTGAAGATAAAGATTATCAATGCGCTAGTTTTAGCGAAATCCTCGAAGTAAGTGCAGCTTTGGGAGTAGAGTTTGACAACGCTTTTATTCTGGTGAATTTTGAGGAAATAGAAGAAGGAAAAAAAAGTGCTCAAAAGTGGCGTAAATGGCGAGAATTAAGGATGAATCTAAAATCTCAAGCTTCCTAA
- a CDS encoding Uma2 family endonuclease, translated as MNQAQAQTEAKLYTFDEFIEWYPENSEFRYELHDGVIVEMSKPKGKHSNLTGSLAERLLIAIREMGKGDIWTIPRESIVKPYRDKSGYEPDIIVLNKETIATETRWESESIIQNATSVNLIVEVVSTNWQDDYYDKLRDYEGMGIPEYWIVDYAALGGRNFIGHPKQPTIFVHELVDGEYVKTTFRGNDVIVSPTFPQFNLTAQQIFNLAN; from the coding sequence ATGAACCAAGCACAAGCACAAACCGAAGCAAAGTTATATACCTTTGATGAATTTATCGAATGGTATCCAGAAAACTCAGAATTCCGGTACGAATTGCATGATGGAGTCATTGTCGAGATGTCAAAACCTAAAGGGAAGCATTCAAATTTGACGGGTTCTCTTGCTGAAAGATTACTTATAGCTATTAGAGAAATGGGGAAAGGGGATATTTGGACAATACCCAGAGAATCGATTGTAAAACCGTACCGAGACAAGTCTGGGTACGAACCGGACATCATTGTTTTAAATAAAGAAACTATCGCTACTGAGACGCGCTGGGAAAGTGAATCAATTATCCAAAATGCAACTTCGGTCAACTTAATAGTAGAAGTTGTTAGTACCAATTGGCAGGACGACTATTACGATAAACTCCGTGATTATGAAGGTATGGGTATTCCTGAATACTGGATTGTAGATTATGCTGCTTTGGGAGGGCGTAATTTTATTGGTCATCCCAAACAACCTACTATTTTTGTACACGAGCTGGTTGATGGGGAATATGTAAAAACAACGTTTAGAGGGAATGATGTGATTGTCTCTCCTACCTTCCCACAATTTAATCTCACCGCGCAACAAATTTTTAATTTGGCTAATTAA
- a CDS encoding Uma2 family endonuclease, with the protein MALTIPKQVTFEEFIAWYPENSNRRYELHDGVIVEMTPPVGPHEEIVGFLARKLTIEFDRLDLPYIIPKTAFIKPEENESGYSPDILLLNRPNLVNEPLWKKESTVSQAASIPLVIEVVSTNWQDDYYLKLGRYEWMGIPEYWIVDYAALGGRRFIGNPKQPTISVYSLVEREYQVLQFRGNDCIQSAIFPELNLTAQQIFDSAK; encoded by the coding sequence ATGGCTTTAACTATACCCAAACAAGTAACCTTTGAAGAATTTATAGCTTGGTATCCAGAGAATTCTAATCGCCGTTATGAACTACACGATGGAGTAATAGTTGAAATGACACCACCAGTCGGTCCACACGAAGAAATTGTAGGTTTTTTAGCTCGAAAATTAACTATTGAATTTGACAGACTAGACCTGCCCTACATTATACCCAAAACAGCCTTTATCAAACCTGAAGAAAACGAATCGGGTTACTCTCCAGATATATTACTGTTAAATCGTCCTAATTTAGTAAATGAACCTTTATGGAAAAAAGAATCGACAGTTAGTCAAGCTGCATCAATCCCGCTAGTTATTGAAGTTGTAAGTACCAACTGGCAAGATGATTATTATTTAAAACTTGGTAGATATGAATGGATGGGTATTCCAGAATATTGGATAGTGGACTACGCTGCTCTAGGCGGAAGGAGATTTATAGGAAATCCCAAACAACCTACGATTTCTGTATATTCCTTAGTCGAGCGAGAGTATCAAGTTCTTCAATTTCGAGGTAATGACTGTATACAATCAGCAATATTTCCAGAATTGAATTTAACAGCACAACAAATTTTTGATTCTGCCAAATAA
- the pcrA gene encoding DNA helicase PcrA: MSTTDFLSHLNPSQRRAVEHFCGPLLVVAGAGSGKTRALTYRIANLISHHRVDPENVLSVTFTNKAAREMKERIKKLFAEQLAMTEHGERFDLLPESEQTKLESKVWKKIVKHLWCGTFHSLCSRILRFDIGKYEDEKGRRWTQNFSIFDESDVQTLIKDIVTKQLNLDDKKFEPRSVRYAISNAKNQGLSPQEFEREQPNYRGRVIAEVYTHYQNRLAENNALDFDDLILVPVKLFEQNEQVLGYWHNKFRHILVDEYQDTNRTQYNLIRLLVTNGEPKKSAWDWTNRSAFVVGDADQSIYSFRMADFTILLEFQQDFGDGLPDEDTGTMVKLEENYRSCENILQAANHLIENNTQRIDKVLRATRGAGEEIYCHKADDELVEAQFVINQIQTLEHQHPELNWGSFAVLYRTNAQSRPFEELLVRGNIPYTVVGGIKFYDRKEIKDVLAYLRAISNPADTVSLLRVINTPRRGIGKATVDSLIKASQELGTTLWEILSDETSVNTLAGRSAKAVNGFADLIRQWQEQLDKLPVSEVVQGVLDGSGYIQDLMSQGTDEAEDRVQNVQELFNAVLQFQEENDEVTLQSFLSSTALSSDLDNLKEGETAVSLLTLHASKGLEFPVVFLVGLEQGLFPNYRSMNDPAALEEERRLCYVGITRAQERLYLTYARERRLYGSREPALRSQFLDELPEELMASQRKSQMAYIQRAGANLQQSAARGKKGVTENWQVGDRVLHKTFGVGEITHIFGSSSKVSLAIKFASLGQKIIDPKVAQLQRAD, encoded by the coding sequence ATGTCAACAACTGACTTTCTCAGTCACCTCAATCCAAGTCAACGCCGCGCTGTTGAACATTTTTGCGGTCCCTTACTAGTTGTTGCTGGTGCGGGTTCTGGCAAAACACGAGCGCTGACTTATCGCATTGCTAACCTTATTTCCCATCACCGTGTCGATCCGGAGAATGTCTTGTCGGTTACCTTCACGAACAAAGCCGCACGGGAGATGAAAGAACGGATTAAGAAGCTGTTTGCCGAACAGTTGGCTATGACGGAACACGGCGAACGGTTTGATTTGTTGCCAGAATCCGAACAAACGAAACTGGAGTCAAAAGTTTGGAAAAAAATCGTTAAACACTTGTGGTGCGGCACTTTTCATAGTTTATGCTCGCGGATTCTTCGCTTTGATATCGGAAAATATGAAGATGAAAAAGGACGGCGTTGGACGCAGAATTTTTCTATCTTTGACGAGTCTGATGTTCAAACTCTTATCAAAGACATTGTGACTAAACAACTTAACCTAGATGATAAGAAATTTGAACCTCGTTCTGTCCGCTACGCTATCAGTAACGCTAAAAACCAGGGTTTATCACCTCAAGAATTTGAACGAGAACAACCTAATTATCGGGGACGGGTGATTGCAGAGGTTTACACTCACTATCAAAATCGGCTCGCAGAAAATAACGCACTTGATTTTGACGATCTCATCCTAGTTCCCGTGAAATTGTTTGAGCAGAACGAGCAAGTTTTGGGTTATTGGCACAACAAATTTCGCCACATTTTGGTGGATGAGTATCAGGATACTAACCGAACTCAGTATAATTTGATTCGCCTGTTAGTGACAAATGGGGAACCGAAAAAGAGTGCATGGGACTGGACAAACCGCTCTGCTTTTGTGGTTGGTGATGCGGATCAGTCGATTTATTCCTTTAGGATGGCAGACTTTACCATTTTATTGGAATTTCAGCAAGATTTTGGCGATGGCTTACCAGATGAAGACACGGGTACGATGGTAAAGCTAGAGGAAAACTATCGCTCTTGTGAAAATATCTTACAAGCAGCAAACCACCTGATTGAGAACAATACCCAAAGAATTGATAAAGTCCTCAGGGCTACACGGGGTGCGGGAGAAGAAATTTATTGTCACAAAGCTGATGATGAACTTGTTGAAGCTCAATTTGTTATCAATCAAATTCAGACTTTAGAACATCAACATCCAGAGTTGAACTGGGGTAGTTTTGCTGTTCTTTACCGTACCAACGCTCAATCACGCCCGTTTGAAGAGTTGCTGGTTCGTGGTAATATTCCTTACACTGTAGTGGGAGGGATTAAGTTTTACGATCGCAAAGAAATTAAGGATGTCTTGGCTTACTTGCGAGCGATCTCAAACCCTGCGGATACTGTCAGTTTATTACGAGTTATCAATACTCCCCGGCGCGGTATTGGTAAAGCTACGGTGGATTCACTTATCAAAGCATCTCAAGAATTAGGCACGACTCTGTGGGAAATACTGAGTGATGAGACATCAGTTAATACATTAGCTGGACGCTCTGCCAAAGCTGTTAATGGCTTTGCGGATTTGATTCGTCAATGGCAAGAACAATTAGATAAGCTTCCTGTTTCAGAAGTTGTACAAGGAGTCCTTGACGGTTCGGGTTACATCCAAGACTTGATGTCTCAAGGGACAGATGAAGCCGAAGATAGGGTGCAAAACGTCCAAGAATTGTTCAATGCTGTACTACAGTTTCAGGAAGAAAACGATGAGGTGACGCTACAATCGTTCCTTTCAAGTACCGCGTTGAGTTCCGATTTGGATAATTTGAAGGAAGGAGAAACTGCTGTTTCTTTGCTGACTCTACACGCTTCCAAAGGTTTGGAATTTCCTGTAGTGTTTTTGGTGGGTTTGGAACAGGGGCTGTTTCCTAACTACCGTTCCATGAACGATCCCGCAGCATTAGAGGAAGAACGCCGTCTGTGTTATGTCGGAATTACTCGCGCCCAAGAACGGTTGTATTTAACCTATGCGAGAGAACGTCGTTTGTATGGATCTAGGGAACCTGCTTTGCGATCGCAATTTCTGGATGAATTGCCTGAAGAACTTATGGCGTCTCAACGCAAGAGTCAAATGGCTTATATTCAACGTGCGGGTGCTAATCTACAGCAGAGTGCAGCCCGTGGGAAAAAGGGTGTGACAGAAAATTGGCAAGTAGGCGATCGGGTTCTTCACAAAACTTTTGGTGTTGGGGAGATTACTCACATTTTTGGTTCTAGCAGTAAGGTTTCATTAGCGATTAAGTTTGCTAGTTTAGGGCAAAAAATTATCGACCCTAAAGTGGCTCAGTTACAAAGGGCTGATTAA
- a CDS encoding ABC transporter permease → MLKRILRQSLTFLSVYYAYMLEYRSELLLWVLANSLPIILMGVWIQAAQGGQFSLTPVDFARYFIAVFLVRQITVVWVIWEFEREIVEGKLSPRLLQPIDPVWHHIASHVSERSARLPFTMLLLIVFFLIYPQAFWMPSLTNFLLFVISIILAFALRFLTQYTFAMFAFWTERASAIENLWFLFYLFLSGMIAPLEVFPEPVRAIVLCTPFPYMIDFPASLLIGLPTNVGRGFWLMIGWILLFLGFNRMLWRRGLKRYSGMGA, encoded by the coding sequence ATGCTAAAACGAATTTTAAGGCAAAGCCTAACGTTCCTTTCTGTGTACTATGCCTATATGCTGGAATATCGCTCAGAACTCCTGCTATGGGTACTGGCAAACTCTTTGCCAATTATTCTGATGGGAGTTTGGATACAAGCAGCGCAAGGAGGACAGTTTAGTTTAACACCTGTGGATTTTGCTCGTTACTTTATTGCAGTTTTCTTAGTGAGACAAATCACAGTTGTATGGGTTATTTGGGAATTTGAAAGGGAGATAGTAGAAGGCAAACTTTCACCTCGATTACTACAACCAATCGATCCAGTTTGGCATCATATTGCTTCTCATGTTTCTGAAAGATCGGCTCGGTTACCTTTTACCATGTTGCTGTTGATAGTCTTTTTTCTTATCTATCCTCAAGCTTTTTGGATGCCAAGTTTAACGAACTTTTTGCTCTTTGTAATATCAATAATACTAGCGTTTGCTTTGCGCTTTCTTACCCAATACACCTTTGCAATGTTCGCTTTTTGGACGGAACGAGCTAGTGCTATAGAAAATTTATGGTTTTTGTTTTACTTGTTTTTGTCTGGGATGATTGCACCTTTAGAGGTTTTTCCCGAACCTGTACGGGCGATCGTTCTTTGTACCCCATTTCCCTATATGATTGATTTTCCTGCAAGTCTTTTGATAGGTCTACCTACAAATGTTGGGCGAGGATTTTGGTTAATGATAGGCTGGATTTTGCTATTCCTGGGCTTCAACCGTATGCTGTGGCGGCGGGGATTAAAGCGATATTCTGGAATGGGGGCTTAG
- a CDS encoding ABC transporter ATP-binding protein gives MSPESLVSDTYRASNSSDRSIISVQNLSKVYPVAVKEPGIVGTITHFFRRTYREIKAVQGVSFEIAPGEVVGFLGPNGAGKTTTLKMLTGLIYPSVGQVRVAGYVPFHRHEGFLQKITLVMGQKQQLLWDLPALDSLKINAAVYNIPDREFRHRVGELTEMLLLQGKLNQPVRKLSLGERMKAELLAALLHRPQVLFLDEPTLGLDVNAQIGVRDFLREYNQRYQATVLLTSHYMADITALCQRVLLIHQGKLMYDGSLDGLLESFAPYKEIHLELMNPLPKEKLTSYGDVRHIEGRSVCFMVQQESLTRTVSRILADLDVVDLTVTEPPVEEVIGRVFQAGVVSR, from the coding sequence ATGTCCCCAGAATCCCTTGTATCTGATACTTATCGTGCATCTAACTCTAGCGATCGCAGTATAATATCGGTTCAAAACCTAAGTAAGGTTTACCCTGTTGCTGTTAAAGAACCAGGTATTGTAGGAACAATAACTCATTTTTTCCGCCGTACCTACCGAGAAATTAAAGCAGTTCAAGGTGTCTCCTTTGAGATTGCACCTGGTGAGGTAGTAGGATTCTTAGGACCGAACGGTGCAGGTAAAACCACAACGCTGAAGATGCTGACAGGATTGATTTATCCTTCCGTTGGTCAAGTGAGAGTTGCTGGATACGTACCATTTCACCGTCATGAAGGGTTTTTGCAAAAAATTACTTTAGTAATGGGGCAAAAACAACAGTTACTTTGGGATTTACCAGCACTTGATTCCTTAAAAATTAATGCTGCTGTCTACAACATCCCAGATCGAGAGTTCCGACATCGAGTAGGGGAATTAACGGAGATGCTTTTGCTACAAGGCAAACTTAACCAGCCCGTGCGAAAACTCTCTTTAGGTGAACGGATGAAAGCAGAATTATTAGCAGCACTTTTACACCGTCCCCAAGTGTTGTTTTTAGATGAACCAACTCTAGGGCTAGACGTAAATGCTCAAATAGGAGTGCGCGATTTCTTACGCGAATATAATCAGCGCTACCAAGCAACAGTGCTGTTAACAAGTCATTATATGGCTGATATTACTGCTTTGTGTCAAAGAGTTCTGCTGATTCACCAAGGAAAGTTGATGTATGATGGCAGTCTGGACGGGCTGCTAGAAAGTTTTGCCCCTTATAAAGAAATTCATTTGGAATTAATGAATCCTCTTCCTAAAGAAAAACTCACATCTTATGGTGATGTACGACATATAGAGGGACGCTCTGTGTGTTTTATGGTGCAGCAAGAGTCACTGACCCGCACTGTTTCCCGTATCTTAGCTGACTTAGATGTCGTTGATTTAACAGTGACAGAACCACCTGTAGAAGAAGTGATTGGTCGAGTGTTTCAAGCGGGAGTCGTTAGTAGATAG
- a CDS encoding ABC1 kinase family protein, which yields MFLTQTVPRQREIIEVLLRNGWDYMRRLITLGKADEPQLPTPAVLKNILVDLGPVYVKLGQLMSTRPDLLSGSYIEELSTLQDEVPPVPWADVEVLIRQQLKQPLEETFSTINVIPVAAGSIAQTHHATLASGREVALKVQRPGIDITVAQDIALIQGIADLVARTEFGQTYEIKSIAEEFTKALEAELDFTREAGFTDQLRRNLSNSRWFDPKQLVVAEIFWDLTSPKLLVMEWLDGVPLLMADLENPQNDTDPAAKRQAITSILFRAFFQQLYIDGFFHADPHPGNLFYLKDGRVALLDCGMVGRLDPRTQQILTEMLLAIVDLDAQRCAQLTLQLADSAEPVILRRLENDYDRMLRKYYNLSLSQMNFSQIIYELLQVARNNKIRLPSNMGLYAKTLANLEGVARGFNPEVNFIDEIQPLLTDLFRRQLVGDSPVRSLLRTALDLKSLSLQSPRQIELLLDRITSETLQWNISVRGLDGLRRTTDDAANRLSFSILVGSLIMGAAIISSNARTSQLSFLSNVLFAFASLLGLWLIVSILRSGRLR from the coding sequence ATGTTCCTAACCCAAACAGTTCCTCGTCAAAGAGAAATTATTGAAGTTTTGCTTCGCAACGGCTGGGACTATATGCGGCGACTCATTACACTTGGTAAAGCCGATGAACCTCAGTTACCCACACCAGCTGTCTTAAAAAACATTTTGGTAGATTTAGGACCAGTCTATGTTAAGTTAGGCCAGCTGATGTCCACGCGTCCGGATTTGCTAAGCGGCTCCTATATTGAGGAACTATCAACTCTGCAAGACGAAGTTCCACCAGTTCCTTGGGCAGATGTAGAAGTTCTCATTCGCCAACAGCTCAAACAGCCTTTAGAAGAAACCTTCAGTACAATCAACGTTATTCCAGTTGCGGCTGGTTCTATTGCTCAAACACACCATGCTACCCTTGCAAGTGGTCGGGAAGTCGCACTCAAGGTACAACGACCGGGAATTGATATTACTGTTGCCCAAGATATTGCTTTGATTCAAGGGATTGCTGATTTGGTGGCGCGTACTGAGTTTGGGCAAACGTATGAAATCAAATCTATTGCTGAAGAATTTACCAAAGCGCTGGAAGCCGAGTTAGATTTTACACGGGAAGCTGGTTTTACCGACCAGTTGCGTCGCAATTTATCAAACAGTCGGTGGTTTGATCCCAAACAATTGGTTGTTGCTGAAATCTTTTGGGATTTAACGTCACCAAAGTTACTCGTTATGGAGTGGCTTGACGGTGTTCCCCTGCTGATGGCAGATTTAGAGAATCCGCAAAATGACACAGATCCTGCTGCCAAACGACAAGCAATTACCAGCATTTTATTCCGTGCTTTCTTCCAGCAACTTTATATAGATGGGTTCTTTCATGCCGATCCCCATCCAGGCAATTTGTTTTATCTCAAAGATGGTCGCGTTGCTTTGTTAGATTGTGGCATGGTAGGAAGGCTCGATCCGCGCACCCAGCAAATACTAACAGAAATGTTGCTGGCAATTGTGGATTTGGATGCTCAACGTTGTGCTCAATTAACTTTGCAACTCGCGGATTCTGCTGAACCAGTGATTTTGAGACGGTTGGAAAATGACTACGACCGGATGCTGCGAAAATATTATAACTTGAGCTTGTCTCAAATGAATTTTAGTCAAATTATTTATGAACTTTTGCAAGTAGCCCGTAACAATAAGATTCGCTTACCCAGCAATATGGGATTGTATGCTAAAACACTAGCTAATTTGGAGGGGGTAGCACGGGGATTTAACCCAGAAGTCAACTTTATCGACGAAATTCAGCCATTACTGACAGATTTGTTCCGCCGACAGCTCGTTGGGGATAGCCCCGTGCGATCGCTCCTCAGAACCGCATTGGATCTGAAAAGTCTCTCTTTACAATCTCCCCGTCAGATAGAATTGCTACTAGACCGAATCACCTCGGAAACTCTACAATGGAATATATCAGTGCGGGGATTGGATGGTTTGCGGCGCACCACAGACGATGCTGCTAATCGTCTTTCTTTCAGCATCTTAGTAGGTTCACTGATTATGGGTGCAGCAATTATTTCTAGTAATGCACGGACATCTCAGTTATCATTTTTGAGTAATGTGTTGTTTGCATTTGCGAGTTTGTTGGGGCTGTGGTTGATTGTTAGTATTCTGCGGTCTGGTCGCTTGCGTTAA
- a CDS encoding mannose-1-phosphate guanylyltransferase, whose product MTKSLIPVILAGGKGERFWPLSRQNRPKQFLNLDGSNRSLLQATADRLLPLAGGWENLWVITSSQIARGVLEQLPELPSDNLLVELQGRDTAAAVAWTSLEIKNRYGEDAIIGFFPADHWIADKEAFANTIDAASQLAASYSAIVTMGIKPTFPSTGYGYIEQGEIIDSFKDLPAYHVNRFTEKPDHQTAENFLSTGRFSWNSGMFVFRAGVVLKELHIHSPEIIEPLEKHGPNIYPQLPKKSIDYALMEKTGLAYVIPAEFGWDDLGDWNAIERLLKKEDTPNVELATHVGLDTQGAILYSSNPEDVIVTIGLDDVVIVRDRNVTLIVRKDRTQEIKQVLKTLQSDPRFTNLL is encoded by the coding sequence ATGACTAAATCCCTAATCCCTGTCATTCTTGCCGGTGGAAAAGGCGAACGTTTTTGGCCACTGAGTCGCCAAAACCGTCCCAAGCAATTTTTAAATCTAGATGGCAGCAATAGAAGCTTGCTACAAGCAACTGCTGACCGACTGCTACCACTAGCAGGCGGTTGGGAAAACTTGTGGGTAATCACTTCTAGTCAGATTGCTCGGGGTGTTCTTGAACAACTACCCGAACTGCCATCCGACAATTTACTTGTTGAGTTACAGGGAAGGGATACTGCGGCTGCAGTTGCCTGGACAAGTTTGGAAATTAAAAACCGTTACGGTGAAGATGCCATTATTGGCTTTTTCCCCGCCGACCACTGGATTGCCGATAAAGAAGCGTTTGCAAACACCATAGATGCAGCTTCGCAACTTGCGGCTAGCTATTCAGCAATTGTAACTATGGGGATCAAGCCAACCTTTCCATCAACTGGTTACGGCTACATAGAACAAGGTGAAATAATTGATAGCTTTAAGGATTTGCCAGCTTATCACGTCAACCGCTTTACTGAAAAGCCCGACCATCAAACGGCAGAAAATTTCCTTTCTACGGGACGTTTTAGCTGGAATAGCGGTATGTTCGTTTTTCGAGCGGGTGTTGTTCTCAAGGAACTGCATATCCACTCGCCGGAAATCATTGAACCGTTAGAAAAGCACGGTCCTAACATCTACCCCCAGCTACCTAAGAAGAGTATAGACTATGCGTTAATGGAAAAGACAGGTCTAGCTTATGTAATTCCTGCAGAATTTGGTTGGGACGATCTGGGCGATTGGAATGCTATCGAGCGCTTACTGAAAAAAGAAGACACTCCCAATGTTGAACTTGCTACTCACGTTGGTCTAGATACACAAGGAGCAATACTCTATTCTTCCAACCCTGAAGATGTTATTGTAACTATCGGTTTGGACGATGTTGTGATTGTGCGCGATCGCAATGTCACACTTATTGTCCGAAAAGACCGTACTCAGGAAATCAAACAAGTGCTCAAAACTTTACAAAGCGATCCCCGCTTTACCAATTTACTGTAA